The genomic DNA CACTGCCAGTATTATATCCGAGCCACTGACCTTCTTTTAAGTCATTTACGTATATTCCTGTGGAATACATATTATCAATTTTGATTCGCCATTTTCCGGTTTTTAAATTTTTCGCATCTCTTTTATTAATGGTATCGCCATTATAGATTTCGGCATTCTGTGCTGAAATGCTTATCCACAAAGCCGTTAAAATAATAATTGCAAATAGTTTTTTCATAACCAAATCAAATTTATTTAAGCAAAACTAATTAAATTAATTTTTATAAAAATTAATTTTTATAAAAATATAAAAATAATTTTGATGTTTTTTAAAAAAAGAATTACGTTTGTGCCCGTTTTTATACAATAATTGTTTTTAACAAAAAAATCTATTTTAAAAATACGGATATCAAGAATATTTGAAAACGAACAAAAACAATTTTAAATTCATTATAAATACTACGTGGTGTTTTTTTATTTTAAATACAAGATATATTATACACTTTTGAATTTATTAAAACATAAAATTATGAAAATATGAAAGTAGGAATTCTAAAAGAGTTGAATCAAAGCGAATTTAGAGTCGCTGCAACTCCCAAAACGGTTACACGCTTGAAAAAGCAGGGTTTTAGTGTGCTTGTGGAATCTGGTTGCGGATTAAAAGCAAAGTATTCTGATGCTGAATATTCATCGGCTGGTGCTGAAATTATTTCTTCAGCAAACGAGCTTTATTCTAAGTCAGACATCATTCTTAAAGTTCAGCCACCCACAGAACAGGAGGTTGGTTTAATGAAAAAAGGTACGTTAATGTTAAGTTACCTTTGGCCTGCACAAAATCAACAACTGTTAAAAAAATTATCTGAAGCTGGCGTTAACGCCATAGCAATGGATGCTATTCCAAGAATTTCACGTGCACAGAAAATGGACGTATTGTCTTCAATGGCAAATATTGCAGGTTATAGAGCTGTTATCGAAAGCGCCAATTATTTCGGTCGTTTTTTAAATGGACAAATTACTGCTGCAGGGAAAGTTGAGCCGGCAAAGGTACTTGTTATAGGTGCTGGTGTTGCTGGTTTGGCTGCTATCGGAACGGCAAAATCATTAGGTGCCATTGTCAGAGCATTTGATACAAGAAAAGAAGTTGCTGAACAAATTCAGTCCATGGGCGCCCAATTTATAACTGTTGATATAAACGAGGATGGATCCACTTCTTCGGGTTATAGCAAATCAATGAGTCAGGCATTTATTGATGCTGAAATGGCATTGTTTAAACAACAGGCATCAGAAGTTGACATTATTATCACTACTGCACAGATTCCAGGTAAAGAAGCACCAAAACTGATATTGAAAGACCATGTTGAAGTAATGAAACCGGGTTCGGTAATTGTTGATTTGGCAGCAGGAACAGGTGGCAACTGTGTCTTAACAAAAAAGGATGAAGTTTATACAACTACAAACGGAGTCACTATAGTTGGCAAGGTTGATGCACTTCCTTCGCAAGCAAGTTTCCTTTATGGAAATAACTTGTGCAACCTATTAGATGACATGGGCAAAGCTGACAGTTTTAAAATAGATATGGCTGATGATATCGTAAAGCGTGCCATGGTTACATTTGAAGGAAAAATAAACTGGCCCCCGGAGCCATTAGCTGTAAGCGTCAATAAAACAACAGAAACACCAAAACCTTCTGCTGAAGAAGAAGCCAAGAAAAAGGCCTCAAAAGTAAAAAAAGCAATTATTTCGAATATTATATGGCTTGCAATTATTGGTGTACTGTTCTTCTTCCTTGGTAAAGTTGCACCTGCTGATTTTATGTCGCATTTTACTGCTTTTGTTCTTGCCGTTTTTGTTGGCTGGAATGTAATCTGGAATGTTACTCATGCTTTGCATACTCCGCTAATGTCGGTTACAAATGCAATAAGCGGAATTATTATCATCGGAGGATTGCTTATTATACAGGATGATTTTACTAGCCCGAGAACTATATTGGCTTTTATAGCAGTATTGATTGCAAGCATTAATATTGTCGGTGGTTTTATGGTTACATATAGAATGTTAAAAATGTTTAAAAAATAAATAACTATGATTACAACAAATATTCAAATAGCAGCGTATATCTTTTCTTCAATCCTGTTTATTCTAAGTTTATCAGGATTAGCTTCACAGGAAACAGCAAAAAAAGGAGTTATCTATGGTATTATAGGGATGATTATTGCCATTATGGCTACAGTATTTGGCGAAAATATCCAGGGATATACTTATATAATTGTAGCAATGGTTATAGCTTCCATTATTGGAATTATTGTTGCAAGGAAAGTTGAAATGACTTCAATGCCGCAGCTTATCGCATTACTTCATAGTTTTGTTGGTATGGCTGCAGTTTTAGTTGGTTTCGGTACTTTTATCGACCCTCATACTTTTGAATTGACAGGAGCTGAAAGGTCAATACATCTTGTTGAAATTTATGTTGGCATATTTATTGGCGCAATTACTTTTACAGGTTCTGTTATTGCTTGGGGAAAGCTTACCGAGAACATCTCCGGTAAACCACTTGTTTATATGGGGAAAGATATTGTAAATGTAGTCCTTCTTTTGGCATCTATTGTATTAGGTGTTTTGTTTGTTGGTGCTGACAGTTCTCATGCTATGTTATATTTAGGTATAATGACCGCCATTGCAGCATTTTTCGGAATAATTATGGTGATGGCTATCGGTGGAGCAGATATGCCTGTTGTAATATCAATGCTGAATTCACTATCAGGATGGACAGCTGCTGCTTCCGGTTTCATGCTGGGAAACGACCTCCTTATTGTTACCGGTGCACTGGTAGGTAGTTCGGGTGCAATTCTTTCAATAATTATGTGTAATGCTATGAACAGGTCTTTCTTTTCAGTTATATCAGGTGGTTTTGGTCAGGAAATTAAAACAGGAAAGAAGCTGGAAGGAAAAGTAAATTCAATAACTCATGAGGAAGCAGCTGAAATTCTTAATGAAGCACAATCAATTGTTATTGTTCCCGGATATGGCATGGCTGTTGCTAAAGCACAGTATCCTGTTCACGATATGGTCGAGAAATTAAAGAAAAAAGGGAAAACTGTCCTATTTGGTATTCATCCGGTAGCAGGACGTCTTCCCGGACACATGAATGTTTTGCTTGCTGAAGCAAATGTGCCTTATGATATTGTTTTGGAAATGGATGAAGTTAACCCTGATATGCCGGAAACAGATGTTACAATGGTTATTGGTGCTAACGACACGGTTAACCCCGGAGCGCAGGAAGACCCCTCAAGTCCGATTTATGGAATGCCTGTTGTTGAAGTTTGGAAAGCAAAAAGGGTTATTGTTATGAAACGTTCTATGGCAGTAGGTTATGCAGGCGTTGAGAATCCTCTGTTCTATAAAGAAAATGCCGCCATGCTTTATGGCGACGCTAAAGAGAGTGTTGATAAAATTAATAGTAATCTGAAGTGATTTTTAGAAATGTTTATATAATGAAGCCGTCCCAAAAACAATGACGGCTTTTTTTAAACAAAAATGGCATAAGTATTCACAATCCTTTAATTATCATTGCTACTAATGTTGATGTAAAGACGTTGTAAATCCTGCTACTGAAGAAGAACTTTCCGGTTCAATTTATGAAATGCCTGTAATAAATGTACTTGGTTCAAAAAATATTACTGATATGAAATATCCATGCAAACAAAAAAAGACAAATAAACAGCAATTAATTTCAACAACTTATAAAATTTAAACAGATGAAACGTATTATGGTTTAGGGTTATACCACAATTGATAATAAGCATGTTTTAACATGATAAAACAGAATGTTATTCGGAGATGCAAAAACAACAATGCAAAAATTAATTGCTGAAATTAAAAATATTTAAAATTTAAAAAACATCATACACCTAATCTTATGGTGATTATTTTTAAATATAGCTTTAAAAAATTAAGCTATAATTTTTTTCTAATAATTCAGTATTAATTAGAAATTAAATTTTAAATTTGTTGATATTTCAACTTTGTAATATGAAGTAAAAATACAATTATAATGATTCAATAAAAAAACTAAAACAAATGAACGAAGTAAATGTCTTCTTAAATGGGAAAAAACTTATAGGAAAAAAAGGGGAATCAATCTTAGAATTTGCAAATAGAAATGGGTATAAAATACCCACTCTTTGTTATGACCAGAGATTAGAACCATTCTCGTATTGTAAAATATGTGCAGTAGAAGTTAAAGGAATGAACGAACTTCAACCTGCATGCTCTACAATTATTGTTGAAGGAATGATTATTGAAACTGAAAGCGAAAACATTAAAAAATACAGAAAAAATTCATTAGAATCCATTGTTAGTAATTATTATGTTGGCGACGTGGAGAAAAGAAATGCGGATTTTTATAAAAGTGATTTAGTAAGATTAATAAATGAATACGGGGTTGATATAAAAAAATTTAAAACTAAAAGCAAAGAAAATAAAACTGATTTTAAACATCCGTTTATTAAAATTGATAATGATAAATGCATTTTATGTTCAAGATGTATAAGAATTTGTAATGAAGTAGCAGGAGCAAAAGCTATTAAGTTGGTTGAGAAAGGCAACGAAACTCTTGTTGTTCCGGCTATTGGCGAAAAACTTCAAGATTCAGTTTGTGAATCTTGCGGCTTATGTATTTCAACATGTCCTGCAGATGCTATTACAGAGAATGCTGCTTTTAAACTTATTGATGCTAAAATTGACGAAGATGAAACAATTTGTAATTATTGTTCTATAGGTTGTAAAATAAAAATACATCATAAAAATGGTTATGTAATGAGAATTACAGGAGCAGCTGGCGATATCAATAATGATGGTTCAATCTGCAAATTTCCAAAATTCGGATATAATTATTTTAATGATAAAAAAAGAATAATAAAACCACTTCAAAAAATAAATGGCAAATTTGAAGAAATATCATTCGATAAAGCATTTCAGCTTATAATAGAAAAAATTAAAAGTGTTAATGCTGATGAAAATGCTTTTTTTGCTGGTGCGCGTCTTACAAATGAAGAATTATATTTGATTCAAAAACTTTCAAGAGCTGCTGTAAAAACTAATAATATCGCAAGTTTTCATTATCTTGGCAGAGGAGAAAATTATTTCAGCAATATGTATGACAGTTTGCCTTTTGAACAAATAAAAGATTTGAAAAATGTTTTTTTGCTTGGAACAGAATTGAGCAAAGACAATCCTGTATTAGGATATATGATTAATAAATCAAAATTTAAAAATGATATAAAACTAACTGTTATTTCGAATAAGCCGAGTAGCTTGATGAAACCCAAAGCAGATGAGTTTATTCTGATAAAATCATATTATCATTTTATTAAAGCAATGAACCATTATCTGCTAAGCAATAATTTGGCAGAAACAAATTTTATCACAGATAATTGCTCTGGTTTTGAAGAATACAAAAAGAAACTTCTCTCCGAAAATTATAAAACTTTAGTGAAAGAATCGGGAGTAACCGATGAAAAAATAATTGAAGAAACTGCAAAATCATATTTAAAAGGATTGAACAGCGTGGTTGTTTTTTCAGAAAAAAATCTTTCAGCAAATGCAACTACTGCGTTGATAAATTTTTCACTACTGACAGGAAAGATGGGAAAAACAGCAAACGGAATAATTGCACTTAAAGAAAAAAATAATTCACAGGGATTGTTTGATATGGGAATTACTCCCGAATATGGAGTGGGTTATCAGTCGGTAAATGATGCAAATTACAAAATTCTTTTAAAGAAAAAATGGGAAGTAAATAATTTACCAGATAAAGTTTATGCAGACCAACTTTCGCTTCTTAATGAAAACAAAATAAAAAATCTGTTCGTTTTCGGCGAAGACCCTATCGGCTGTGCTGTTGATAAAAATGCCGTGAAACTTTTAATAAATAAAACAAAGTTTAAAGTTGTTCAGGATTATTTCATCACCGAAACCGTTGCTGAGGCAGATTTGATTTTACCAGCATCGTTGCCTGTTGAAATTGGAGGACATTTCACAAATACAGAAGGGTTTATTCAAAAATTAGATATTGTTTTTCAGAGTAAACCCGAAAAAAATTCATATAATCAAATTTATACTCTTTTAAATAAACTTGATGTAAAAACTGAAGTTGCTCCCGAAAACCTTATTCTCGAAACAGCATCATTATTAGAACAACCCAGCGAAACAGATGCAAGCGATAAGAAATATTCATTCATTAGCTTGGTAAAAGATAATGAAAATAGAATGTTTCATTATGGCTGCGATAATATTACAAAGCAGTTTGTAGAATATTTTAATAAAACTTTGGGATATAAAAATTAAAAATGCTACTGTTAAAAATATACTCCATGCAATTTAACTTTGTCAATTCTGTTAAATTCTATGGCAGGTGCAGGAAATTTAAGCAAGTTCAATGCCTGAAAAATGGTATTTACAAATTTCGATTTTGTTTTAATTCTTGATAAATCCAAATCCAAAGAAATATAATATTGGTGGTATCTTTCGTATATCGGTAGTATGCTTCCTTTATAATCATAAGGATTACTTGTAGCACCGAGCATTCCTTCGGCACCATAGCCAAATGAAACATTAAGCCATTTCGGAAATTTTGAATTTTTATTTAAAAATGAATATATATTACACGAAACCCAATATGTTTGTCCGTTATAATCTTTGAGCCAGTTTTCCTGCATATTTTTTCCGAGCAAATCCGGTCTGTATTTGGAATATTTCGTTTGATGAAATGACCATTTGCCGATAATTTTTTGTTCGTTCCATGCCAACTGCTGTGAAATAACGGCAAAAGAACCTAAAATATTTACAGTCATATCACCTAAAGAAAATCCCCAATGCTGTGAAAAACCATCGAGAATTTCAATGTTTGTCATGTAAACCGTGCCTATTAATCCACCAAGCCAGATTGCTTTTTTTCTTTCAAGTCCTGTCCAGTTAAAAAGTTTTATTCCATAAGTTCCGATATAATATGCAGTATAAAAATGCCCTAATTTATCAACCTGTAGCCACTCATTGTTATCATTAAAAAAATGAAATGATGATTTTGGATAATCTTTGTACCACAAATCATTCAATAAATACATTGATACTCCATAACCAACAACACAAGTTCCTGTGAGAAATAATAATCTTTTGGAATTATATTTATTTTGAGATTGAGATGAGTCAACCTGTGCTGAAGTATTGAGAAAATAAAGAGAAAATAATATTAAAATTATATTTTTCATTTTAATTTACTTGCAAAATTTAACAAGTTCTTCGTAAAGCTTATGAGTAGGCAAACCCATTACATTAAAATATGAGCCCTCAATTTTACTGATGCCAACAAAACCAAGCCATTCCTGTGCTCCATAAGCTCCGGCTTTATCATAAGGTTTATAATTGTCGATATAAAATTTTATTTCCTCTCTTGAAAGTTTTTTAAAATAAACTTTTGAAATATCATAAAAAGAAACTGTTTTATTTTTTGTTTTCAGGCAAACTCCAGTAATTACTTCGTGCATTTTTCCCGAAAGCTCAGAGAGCATATTAAAAGCATCAGTATAATTTTTTGGTTTGTTAAGTACTTTATTATTCAGAAATACCAATGTATCAGCTGAAATAAGAATAGTTTTATCATTTTTTATTTCATTAGCAAAAGTATTTGCTTTAAGTTCGCAAAGGTAGATGGGAATTTTTTCACGTTTGTATTCAGTTGGATATTTTTCATTAATTTCTTTAGTTTTTATTTTAAATTTTATTCCCATTCCCTCTAGCAACTGCTGACGACGCGGCGACTTTGAAACCAATATAAAATTATAATTTTTAAATAAAGTCATTGTTTAAAAAAGTTTGTAGTTTGTTGTTAGTTGTTTGTTTATTTGTTGATGTTTTTTTAACAACAAACCACAAACGTATTTTCAATTATTAAAAGGCCATATATGGAAAAGGGTAAAATGAAATACAACAATTGCAAAAATACCGGTAAACATAATAAGCTTTACTAAATTACTTGCATTGCTATAGTCCTTTCTTTTATTTGCTTTAGGAACAATATAAAACATTAAAATAAGAGGAATCTGGACGAAAATCATAAGATACCAGAACAAAACAAATAACCCCTCATCATAAATATTTTTTTGTGTAAGCACAATCAAAAGAAACACAATGCATGAAAAAACAAGTATTATTATTTCGGTATTTTTTATTCCTAATTTTATCGGTATTGTTTTGCATCCAATTTTCCTGTCGCCTTTTATGTCTTCAATATCTTTGATTATTTCGCGTATCAGATTTATAAAAAATGCGAAAAATGCAACAGCAAAAAGTCCTTTTTTTAAATCAGAAAAATTGAAAATAGTTATGTTATAGTTATTTTCTTTCATCGTTGAAATTTCAAAAAACCAAACGAGCAACGGCACAAATGCTGCATGCAATGAAATTATTATGTTTCCTATTAAAAAAGTTTTTTTCAGAGTTGTTGAATACCACCATAATAATATTATTGCAATTACATAAATCAATATTAATTTGAGATTTCCTGCAAGAATTGACAAGTAAACAGCAATAATAAAAGCAGCTGCATTTAAAACAAAATGCAGAAAAATAGCACGACTTCTTTTAATATGACGTCCCAGTATAATTTTATCGGGACGATTAATCCAATCGGCTTTAATATCAAAATAATCATTGATTATGTAACCAGCTGCAGCTATCATCATAGTTGATAGAACAAGTAAAAAGAAATTAAAATTATTCAGTTGAAGTTCGGTGTCGGTAAAATATCTGAAATATGGTTTCAACATACAATATCTCACAGTATATTGCGTCAACGCAATAATAAAAAGATTTTTATACCGTATAAGCCGTAAATAGTTTATCATTCAAAAAAAGTTTTCAGTTACCAGCAAAAAGCATTATCATTCATCCATTTCCCCTGTATTTTCAAAACCTGCTCAATTATATCCCTAACACAACCATCTCCTCCTTTTACTTCCGAAATATAAAGAGAAATTAACTTAATTTCATTTGCCGCATCCGAAGGACAGGCAGGTAATCCTGCCATTTGCATTGCCTTATAATCAGGAATATCATCTCCCATATATAAAATATTTCTTCGTTCCAGATTTTTATTTTTCATATATTTATCAAGCACTTCGCACTTGTTGCCGGTTCCCATAAAAATATCCTTAACTCCGATTCTTTCGAATCTTTTTTTTATCGAATCGGCTTTTGCTCCTGAAATAATACAAACATTATATTCATTCTTCACAGCAAGTTGAATGGCATATCCGTCCTTTGCATTCATTGTTCTTATTTGCTCTCCATCAGGCAAGGTTGATACATAACTACTTGCCAAAACTCCATCAACATCAAATACAAAAGTGTTTATATATTCCAATAATTTTCTGTAATTCTTCATTTTTAATTCACAATAGAGTTTATATGAGTTAATGTTATTTTATATTATTGTATTGGATTAGTGAAGCTGGAAGTTAGATGTTGGCTGTTTGAAATTTGCAATTTTTCTAACCTCGATTTTGTTACAATATTTCATGAATTTGTTTGTAATTAAGTTAACATATATAATGTCTAATATACAAAAAAAATTAATAAATATATAAATACGTAATTTTAACAAAGCAGTTTCGTTTATAAATAATTATTCATCTGTTTAAATTTTGTAAGTAATTGAAATTTCTGCTGTTAATTTGCTGTTTTGGTTAATAAACTTTTTTAGTTACTCACTCCCGCAAAAGCCAACCGCACAACCTGCTCGTGAATATCCATGCCTTACCTTGTTGAAAGCTGCACTCACTTTAATCATCTACGGTTTGTGCAACTTTTTTTGTTTGCATGGATATTTCATAAAATATTCCTAACGAAAAATTAAAAATTATTTATCTTTGTTTTTCTAAAAATTAAAACTTATAAGCTATGCCAGTAAATCTGAAAAACCGAAGTTTCCTGAAACTTCTTGACTTCACACCCGAAGAAATAAAATTTTTATTGAATCTTTCAATAGATTTGAAGAAAGCCAAATACTCAGGAATAGAACAGCAAAGATTAAAAGGTAAGAATATTGTCTTGATATTTGAAAAAGATTCAACTCGTACGCGATGTGCTTTTGAAACAGCGGCTCACGACCAAGGTGCTCATGTAACTTACATCGGACCTACGGGTTCGCAAATAGGAAAAAAAGAATCAATGAAAGACACAGCAAGAGTTCTGGGAAGAATGTATGATGGCATTGAATATCGCGGATATGCACAGGAAATAGCTGAAACGCTTGCAAAATACGCCGGTGTTCCTATATGGAACGGATTGACAAATGAATTTCATCCCACACAAATATTAGCCGATTTTCAAACAATGCTCGAACACATTGATAAACCTCTAAATAAAATTTCATTCTGCTTTTCTGGTGATGCCCGCAATAATGTCGGAAACTCTTTAATGGTTGGTGCTGCAAAAATGGGCATGGATTACAGAGCTGCTGCTCCCAAAAATTGTCAGCCCGATGAAAAGCTTGTTGCAAAATGTAAAGAAATTGCAAAGCAAACAGGTGCTAAAATAACGATTACCGACAATGTTGCTGATGCGGTAAAAGGTATTGATTTTATATATACCGACGTTTGGGTATCAATGGGCGAACCCGATAATGTTTGGGAAGAAAGAATTAAACTTTTAAAACCATTTCAGGTTAACAAAAAAATGCTTGATTTAACCGGTAATCCAAACGTAAAATTTCTGCATTGCCTGCCTGCATTTCATAACAGAGAAACTACAATAGGTGAACAAATTTTTCAAAAATTCGGATTAGACGGAGTGGAAGTAACAGAAGAAGTTTTCGAATCACATGCATCAGTTGTTTTTGATGAAGCTGAAAATAGGGTTCATACAATTAAAGCAGTGATGGTAGCAACTTTAGGGAATTAAATATAAAATTCTAAAACTTAAAATATCATTTAAATTGAAGTTATACTTTAAATGGCTCAATTGTTTAATTGTCAAATTGTTGTTTTAACTTAAGTAGTGTTTGCAAGAAAACTGCTGAATTATGATTTTCAAAAACAGGTATTTTATTGCAGGCAAATAGTTAATCGATTTTCCTCTGATAACTTTAATCAATAAAACGAGAAAGTTGTGGTTAATGAAGATATGATTAAAATGAATATGCTTTAAGCACAATGCAAATTAGTGTTCACCATTTTCTTGATTTCTTCGTGATTTCTGTATAATCTTTCGCTTAAATTTTTATCGTCATATGATTTAAGTTTCTGGATTATTCCATCAACTGTGCCTTTTGTAAAAATATTATCTTTTTGATATATGCTTCGCTGTTCATTCAGACAATCGGCAGAATCGCAACATGAAACAGGTAAATTTTTCAGTTTACTCGCTACATCGGCATGTTCATCTTTAAATATATTCACATTTACATATAACTTTTCGGCAAGCTTAAGTGCATCTTTCATTTCAATGCCATGTCTGATTGCAACTGAAAGTCCTGCAAGTAATAAATAAATATCAGCAGAACCATCAGGACAACGAAATTCAACGGTTTGTTTGTTAACAGCAGTTTGTAACTGTGTTTTATCCTGAGGATTTGCAATTTGTGCCATTTCATTTGAACCGAGCCATCCGAGAGGAACTCTTACGAGAACCGACCTGTTTCTGTCACCCCAGCAAATTGATGTGGGAGCTTCCTGATGAGGCACCAATCGCAAATATGATATTGGTAAAGTATTTCCAAATGCTGTAAGAGAAGGTGCCAAATCAAGAATTCCGGCAATAGATTTTTTTGCAATATCACTTAATTTGTTTCCTTCAATCATAATATTTTTCCCATCTTTGAGAAGGCGGTAATGTATATGTAATCCGCTTCCTGCTTTACCAACAGAAATTTTAGGAGTAAAACTAACAGTAACTCCATGTTTATATGCCAACATTCTTAATATCCACTTTGCCAATAAAAGATTATCTGCTGCATCTTCAACACTTGTAGGAGTAAATTCAATTTCATTTTGTTCATAAGAAATATCGTTTATGATAAAATTTCCTACTTCGGAATGTCCATACTTTATCAATCCTCCGGCTTGTGCAATTGCCTGCATTGCTTCGCATCTGAATTTTTCTGACTTTGCAAAAGGCATAGATTCATGATATCCTTTCTGTTCAACGGCAGCAAAATTTGGGTCTTTTTGCGAAATAACATAATATTCGAGTTCACCCATTGCCTGAAGCGTTAAACCGGTAGATTTCTCGAGAGCTTCATTTGCTTTTCTCATTACATAGTCCGAAGAACTTGCCAATGGCTGTCCATCTTTATCAAAATATGAACAAAGAATATCCAATGTCGGGATTTCGGAGAATGGATTTACAAAAGCAGTTCTGTAACGCGGCATAACGTATAAGTCACTGGAGCTGGCTTCAACATACGAAAACAAGCTTGAACCATCAACTCTTTCGCCGGTTGACAACAATTCATCTATATGTTTTTTGCTGTTAATATTAAAATTAAGTGTCTTCAATCTCCCATCACCGCCTATATATCTAAAGTTGAGCATTCTGATTTTACTATTTTCAATAAAATTCATTATATCCTGTTTAGTAAAATCATTCCTTGATTTATTAAGTTCCTTTTCTAAAAGGTTAGAATTCATTTCGTAATTTTCCATACTTATAAGTTTTTGCAATTGATTGCAAATATTGAAATAAATATTAAAAAAAACAAATCCCTTAAATTCGTTTTAATAAAAGTTGGTTAAATTTTTGATAATTGATACTTTTGTTG from Bacteroidales bacterium includes the following:
- a CDS encoding glutamine synthetase family protein — encoded protein: MENYEMNSNLLEKELNKSRNDFTKQDIMNFIENSKIRMLNFRYIGGDGRLKTLNFNINSKKHIDELLSTGERVDGSSLFSYVEASSSDLYVMPRYRTAFVNPFSEIPTLDILCSYFDKDGQPLASSSDYVMRKANEALEKSTGLTLQAMGELEYYVISQKDPNFAAVEQKGYHESMPFAKSEKFRCEAMQAIAQAGGLIKYGHSEVGNFIINDISYEQNEIEFTPTSVEDAADNLLLAKWILRMLAYKHGVTVSFTPKISVGKAGSGLHIHYRLLKDGKNIMIEGNKLSDIAKKSIAGILDLAPSLTAFGNTLPISYLRLVPHQEAPTSICWGDRNRSVLVRVPLGWLGSNEMAQIANPQDKTQLQTAVNKQTVEFRCPDGSADIYLLLAGLSVAIRHGIEMKDALKLAEKLYVNVNIFKDEHADVASKLKNLPVSCCDSADCLNEQRSIYQKDNIFTKGTVDGIIQKLKSYDDKNLSERLYRNHEEIKKMVNTNLHCA
- the argF gene encoding ornithine carbamoyltransferase, with the translated sequence MPVNLKNRSFLKLLDFTPEEIKFLLNLSIDLKKAKYSGIEQQRLKGKNIVLIFEKDSTRTRCAFETAAHDQGAHVTYIGPTGSQIGKKESMKDTARVLGRMYDGIEYRGYAQEIAETLAKYAGVPIWNGLTNEFHPTQILADFQTMLEHIDKPLNKISFCFSGDARNNVGNSLMVGAAKMGMDYRAAAPKNCQPDEKLVAKCKEIAKQTGAKITITDNVADAVKGIDFIYTDVWVSMGEPDNVWEERIKLLKPFQVNKKMLDLTGNPNVKFLHCLPAFHNRETTIGEQIFQKFGLDGVEVTEEVFESHASVVFDEAENRVHTIKAVMVATLGN